The genomic segment cactaagctaccgggcgcatgtgtgtgtgtgtgtgtgtgtgtgtgtgtgaaaagggaggagagatatATCATGACGTTATTTGATTTAATCAAAGGACAATGAACCGAGCAGCAtttcattaaaacacacacacacacacccggtagctcagtggttagagcgctggcttcacaagccagaggaccggggttcgattccccggccgggtggagatatttgggtgtgtctcctttcacgtgtagcccctgatcacctagcagtgagtaggtatgggacatagatcgagttgtgaccttgttgtcccggtgtgtggtgtgtgcctggtctcaggcctatccgaaaatcggaaataatgagctttgagctcgctccgtggggtaacgtctggctgtctcgtcagagactgcaacagatcaaacagtgaaacacattttatctttatttccaatCTAAAGTTGGATGGATCACTAATAGGTTTTCTATTTCGGCTAAGCAAATTATATCGAAGTTACTTTACAAAATGATTATGTTAAAAAACTAGAACTAGTTTTATCAACACCTAAATGGTAATAAGTGTTACCAAATTGTGATCATAACATCATGCATTTGGAGCCGAACCAAACTTTTCCGAAAGAGCGGCTCGGAGATGTAAACAGAGGCACGTCAGCCCTCAGTGGCGAGTGGCGCGAGGAGTGAATAAAATGTGACGTCAAAACTTTTTTGGCGACGCCAAGAATGAAGTATGATACACTGATACTGCACAAGGTGACTGAAAGAAGGACGTTCTGTTATTTGTCCATTATTAGCTACTGAGTAACAGGTTTGGCTTTATTAGGTGTCGGGCAAACCTAAAACCATGTATCTTATGTATCCTACAGAGATGGATATTGCGGCACTGAGTTGCCACTTTGCAACACTTTGTCGCAAAATTTTTGAGAAAGGCTCACCAAGCAAAGAAACTCCGCCAAATTTCCGCGGTTTTATTTTTTAGCGACTTTAAATatgaacaaactttttttttttttaagaaattgAAGTTGCTGGAGGAGAATATGGATCTGGAGGacatggatgaggaggaagatgatctGTAGATATTAGTTTAGGCTGTGTTttgaataaaataattaaaaaaaataaataaatgtacctTATTAAAGCATGTTTCTGTTATCAAGTAAATTTTTTTAAAGTAATTAAGCAGTTACACTAGGAAAAAATCGCACTGGTTGGGACCATAAATATAGTTGCAGTCACACCAGTTCCGATGGCAAAGTTGCAcctgaaaaaattaaaatagtgcCCAGCTCTGGTGTTACAGCCACTTATTAGGAGTAGTTAACTTGGGGACTTGGTGGAAAGCAAGGCATTTGCCAAGGTAAGAGATGCCAAGTTTAGAGACCCcttaagaataagaagaaagacttTGGTTTCAGAGAAAATATATAGGTAGTCTACTAATGGAATATCATACAAGAAGGTATGTGCTATTCCATGATATAAAGCAACATAGCACTACATTCATTACACTGTATTCTTCCGTGTAGATCTCATCAGTAGGACTTAAATTTTGTGATGCAGTGAAAGACATTACGTCACTGTGTGTGACCCGTAAACAAATTCCCAACACACATGTAATGAGCTAGGAATGCCATTAAATCCATGGTTGCTTGTAGGTGCAAACCAGCCTGATCTATACTGCTGAACTTAGTAGTGTTGTGTGATGtagctatattttttcctacGTGTAGCGATCAAACCTTATGAGAGGATTCTGAAGCAATTTTTATCCCACTAGGACTAATGTCTAAACTGCAATATTAGTTCCACAAAGGAACCTTGATGGTAGGTCTGTTGCCTTATTTGAGAAGGAGGCTGGACACAGGAGGTCGGCCATATTGGCTCTGACCTCTGTAACAGCTATATATCCTTTGAGGTCATCTACAAATCCTATGTTCAGTCCTCTCACCAGGTATAGTGTTGTAGCAGCCATGTGATTGGAGGTGCCCAATGGAGaaaatagggtaacagcataagcaggattagagataaggaaaaggtcaagaatgtttagtgtatctccaagatggtcagcaatacgagtaggatgttgcaccagttgctctaggtcgtggaggaaaggaaagttgaaggctagtttactaggatgatcagtgaagggagaggaaagccaaagctggtggtgaacattgaaatctccaagggtGGAGATTTCCATAAAGGGATAGAGAAACAGaatgttttctactttttaaggtaaataatcaaagaatttCTTATGGTTAGAGGAGTTAGGTGAGAAGTAAACAGCataaataaatttagttagggAATGACTGTGGAGTTGATGCCAGATAGTGGAAAACTCACAAGATTCAAGGGTTACTGTCAGTTGTCTCGGACACTTGTGttttgaagaggaaaataagacaagatttagtagaggagaggtggtgttctacagattgaaaattagatctaagaatttaataatgtaaaaattgaAGGGGAGTGTCAATGTCAAGACATTGATACATGAAGAGCAGTCTGACCTGTGggcatttatggtcccctctccagaaggggactccaagaCTGGTTTTGGagttgacaattttttttttatttaagtgaaCGGTGTGCATGTAgaggtgcatgtagttttgtgtgaaggaggcgAGTTGTCTTTGGAAGGCATGCTGTGACTTCCCTCTCTTGAgttgtgaaacacaaaaaagacaTTCAGTGAATTAACAGTTAGTTTTAATGTAAGTTCACATCACCCCCTTAACTGATCTATAAGAccagaactagtgctattagacctcgctaaGAGTAAAATATAGTTTTGGCTGGTCTCtactatctccttctcttcctgtctcttttctaaatctaactttatcaaacttgaactcattatttcttgaCCTTTTCTGATTATTAACACTTTGGCTTACTTGCAGAGAATGGTGACACATAcaggaatagaataaataaatggcacAAGATAATGTTCTGCTGTGGTACAAGTGGATGATCAATTAGTTGCACTCATAAATAGACaggtttgtattttgtttttccattgtaagtaaagtattatttttcttaatcttgttTTTCAAAGCTTAATTTTACTTAGTGATATGTTATTAATGTTCAGATATTGAACACCTCTTTTCTTGATAATTATTCATGATGTGGCCACAAAcaaaatttttcatctttcacaaTATGATACCATTATTACATTTGCTTTACACTCCATTTGGCCATCTCATATTTGGCCTCTCTTAGCCTCTTTTACTTTCCATTacactgtttgtttctcttcatccattttctttatatagatgaaaatatctcaagatttctcttcattactTTCCAATCTATTCATATATCCATAAATCTTTCCATTTGTGTAGTTACACACATTTCCCAAGTATTTTGATTCTTCACTCATGATTATTATTTGTGTCTATCAAGCTTTGTCCATGTTTCACTCCTATGGCACCATTCTATCATACAGGAATTCCTTAAATTTGTTGCTAGTTCATCTTTTTTGCTGTCAGTTACCACAGTTCTTACAATCCCTTTGAAATTTGTCTCACTGCTTAGTCTATTCCAGCATCCATACTTATTAGTCTTCCCAAGTATAGTTGACCCTTGGTTAATATGATTATGTTTCTTAGCTTATTCATGGCATATCTTATTTTCAGTAAGGTATATTTTCCTATACAGATTGTTGTTACACTCTCCAAAAAGTATAATTTTACATTGTACATTATGGTAACCATTTCACTGTGACACTTCTTATTATTAAAGTAGTACTCTTGCTGTGACTGTCATTACtgataactttattttttctttttaagaggAATTTATCATTTGTGTTTGCCTATAATATTTAAGCTGCTTTCACTTGGTCAGTAGCAATTTTGCCATGAATTTTGTGGACACtttctaaagaaaaagaagtggctGCTGATTAGCAGCCAGGCGCATTTCCTGGGACTTGTTTTTTTTGGAGAAAAAAGGGGTGTTTTATGAGCCATCAAGTACGGTAAATCGTGTCATTTAATTGAATCTCCTTAAATATCATGTCGTGCTAAATCGAAATTACATTATTCAAACTCACGTTAATCTAGAGTTGACTGTACATAAATAACACACTGTAGTTCAAGTCCAACTCTGAATGattcttttatttaatcttcaACTTGCATGGCTATATTTATATCTGCATAGAAATGCTAGATTGCCCTCAAAAATTTCCTAACCACTGCATGTGCTTGGGATACTTTCTGTAAACCCTTCCTTTCAGTGCTTTCACATGCTTTTCCTACATCCATGGATAGAGGAAAGACTTTTCTTCTCCACATAACTTTCCAGAAATGTATATACAAATGTACATCTTAAAGAGAGAAATTTGATCCACATGATTTTTACCTTCTCTGACTAATAACTACCTACAGGTAACTTTCCAGACATGTATGTATATCttaaagagagaaatgtaatCCATACAATATTACCTTCTCTGACTATGTACATATGTAATCTTCCTTGACATGCAAATTATAATGTTAACATCACCATTATTGAAAAATAATTCTGTGGTTGCCATATGATATTCTGTccagtctcctcttcctctttataaaTACACTGTCCCCCTGACTAACTTGTACTTTTCCCATAATGAATGTACAGTATGTCTATCTTCATTATCCTACTACACAACTGCAGTTTGGATGTTTATATTGTTATAAGTAAAATGGAGAAGCATACTTTTCTCAACTTGTATCTTGTGTTGGTATGATATATTCATATTTTGGATTAACTCACTATCTTTTATCCATTCACTAGTCTCTTCTAGTAAATACTGAGGGAAATATTTTGTTACAATGTCTCTATGGGAGGTATTTATATCTTTTACTGTGAAACACTTGACATGCATAACATGATAACCCTCAGTATAACAGTTTGAAATGACCAGAAAATAagcaatgtatgtatgtagcccAATAATGAATTGTGACTTTAGTATAATGTTAATTTGCAGGTAGTGACCACATGAAAGATGGAGAAGTACAAGGTGCTGGAGGCAATAGGACAAGGCTCATTTGGAAGAGTATTCCGAGGAAAATGCCTCCTTAGGGGGCAAGTTGTGGCTCTGAAGTTTATTccaaagagaaataaagtagaaagagaattaaaaagTCTCCGCCGAGAATGTGAAATTCAAAGAGGTCTGGCACATCCAAATATTGTTCGTATGATTGACTCATTTGAGACAGAAAATGAAGTTGTGGCTGTTAGTGAGTATGTGCCTGGCCAACTTTTTCAGCTTTTAGAGTCTAATGGTCcattaagagaggaaagagttcAACAGATTGCATGCAACTTAGTTTCAGCAATTTATTATTTGCATTCTCATAGAATTCTCCATAGAGACATTAAGCCCCAAAACATTTTGCTTTCATCAACTGGTGAAGCAAAACTCTGTGACTTTGGATTCTCCAGGAAAATGGGCATCAATACGTATGTACTGACATCTGTAAAAGGCACTCCTTTATATATGGCACCTGAATTAATTGAGGAGAAACCTTATGATCACAATGCTGATTTGTGGTCCCTTGGCTGCATCCTTTATGAATTACTTGTTGGAAAACCTCCCTTTTGTACCACTTCTATAGTTCAGCTGATCAAAATGGTCAGAACTGAACCAGTCATATGGACTGGAGGATGGAGCAAGGATTGTTCTACTTTTTTACATGGACTCCTTGAGAAAGATCCAAGTAAAAGGCTCACATGGCCAGGTTTACTTGAGCATCCTTGGGTTCATGAGGGAGTAGTGTTTGTTCAACACTCTCTAAATATAATGCCTCTCACTAATCCCTTAACAGTGTCTCAACAGCAGGTGAAAGAGCAGCAGTGTAAAGAATTAGTTGAAAGAGCAGCAGGACAGTCAAAAGTGGCTGGGGCTAATGTAAGAAAAGTTTCACCACAGGGACTTGAATCGCCAACTTTGCCAGTTGATAAAGCACTGGGTGATGTACCTGTACCTCCTGCACCTGTGAGCTTTCCTCatcagaatgagagaaaaaagagcatTGGAATTCCTCAAATTGATGGTGAAATGTTAAAGAAATTACAAGCAGTTCATCTCCAAACTGGCTCGTGTCAAGAGGATCTAGGTTCAAGATCTCCTTCTCCATATCAACAGCGttacagaggaagagaaaaaatgattcAAGTTCATTTGTCTAGTTCAACTGATGTATCAATCCAAAGTCAGAAACAATGTGTGCACACAGTGGAAGCTGATGTCCACATTAATGCATGCTCAAAGGAATCTGTTTCAGTAGCTGGTAGACAAGATTATGAACCTGATGTTAGAAGTGCAATTGGGGCATCAATCAGGAAGCTCAGCAGAGTATCTCAGGAGCCAGGATTCAAAGAAGAGGATGTAAAGGACTTTCAGACATATGGACCAGTACCTCTAGAGGATCGCAAAGATAGTATGGTCAATTATCTAGCAAATTCAGTAGATTCTTCTAGAAGAGGAAGCAGACCTTCTAATACAGTGTTAGAGCTAATACAAGATGGAAGACCAAGTCTACCAAACATAAATGAGGAGAGTTATACTCCATTTACTCAGGAAAGAGTCTTGACGGTTATGAGTGGAAAGACCAGTAGTGCTGGAGTGTTTACTCTTCACAGTTTCAATTCTGAAGACACACCAATTGAAACCGAGGAATGGTGTCAGTTTATAGATAAAACATTAGCAGATGTACTTGATGGAAATTTAAGCATATTTCTTGAGCAAACAGAATTGTCCatgtttgtttctcctttgaGAAATCGAACATGTTCACTGCCAGTTGTAAATAAACTTACAACTTTGCTGTCATTACCCTTAACTATGGATGATATGAAAAACAGTAAGGAAAGTGTGATTAAGGTGTACCTTGAGTGTAAACTGGTTCCAAATTTAGTGTATTGTTGCAAACTGATATCACGGGTAGAAAACTATAAGCTAAAAAGAACAGTTGAATTTGATAAAGATCAGATTGATACAATGGGAAATATTACTGCTTTAATGTGCCATTTAGTTTATCTTGAAAAAGATTTTCTATTTCAGTTTTGTGACTGTGTTTGTGTATTAAATGCTTTTAATGTAATGAAAAAGATCCTAAGCTTAGATAATGTGCTTCCAAGTTTAGTTGCAGATATGCTGGCAATACTGAATCACATCTTGAGAAAAACATCTGAGAATCAAACAGTTGTGGAAAAGATCTTAGGTACTGATGCCTCAGTTCTCTTGCTGTTGGGTACTCTTATTACCCACCGAGTACCTGTTGTGCGGGCAAGGCTGTGCACACTCA from the Portunus trituberculatus isolate SZX2019 chromosome 17, ASM1759143v1, whole genome shotgun sequence genome contains:
- the LOC123505142 gene encoding serine/threonine-protein kinase fused-like, whose protein sequence is MEKYKVLEAIGQGSFGRVFRGKCLLRGQVVALKFIPKRNKVERELKSLRRECEIQRGLAHPNIVRMIDSFETENEVVAVSEYVPGQLFQLLESNGPLREERVQQIACNLVSAIYYLHSHRILHRDIKPQNILLSSTGEAKLCDFGFSRKMGINTYVLTSVKGTPLYMAPELIEEKPYDHNADLWSLGCILYELLVGKPPFCTTSIVQLIKMVRTEPVIWTGGWSKDCSTFLHGLLEKDPSKRLTWPGLLEHPWVHEGVVFVQHSLNIMPLTNPLTVSQQQVKEQQCKELVERAAGQSKVAGANVRKVSPQGLESPTLPVDKALGDVPVPPAPVSFPHQNERKKSIGIPQIDGEMLKKLQAVHLQTGSCQEDLGSRSPSPYQQRYRGREKMIQVHLSSSTDVSIQSQKQCVHTVEADVHINACSKESVSVAGRQDYEPDVRSAIGASIRKLSRVSQEPGFKEEDVKDFQTYGPVPLEDRKDSMVNYLANSVDSSRRGSRPSNTVLELIQDGRPSLPNINEESYTPFTQERVLTVMSGKTSSAGVFTLHSFNSEDTPIETEEWCQFIDKTLADVLDGNLSIFLEQTELSMFVSPLRNRTCSLPVVNKLTTLLSLPLTMDDMKNSKESVIKVYLECKLVPNLVYCCKLISRVENYKLKRTVEFDKDQIDTMGNITALMCHLVYLEKDFLFQFCDCVCVLNAFNVMKKILSLDNVLPSLVADMLAILNHILRKTSENQTVVEKILGTDASVLLLLGTLITHRVPVVRARLCTLIGYLAKCCPQVAKLFEGQHKLICDLINLESDLVPQVRKAASFAVSCLQSFTELIPDDSCS